Within Paeniglutamicibacter psychrophenolicus, the genomic segment TTCCTTCAGCGACTTGGCGCCGGCGGCTGCCTCGCGCAGGCGTGCCGCGAGCTCGGTCGCGTCCGCGGACGCGACGCGTGCGTTGTCGGCGAAGAGCTGCGAGAAGTGTCCCTTGAACTCGGTTCCGGCCGTCGCCACCAGGGACGAGCGGGAGCCGGACTGCTCCTCGATGCTCAACGCCGCGAGGTTGAACGCAGCGATCAGGGCGTCTGCCGTCCCGTTGTCGAACACAACGTCATGGTCAAAGACCCCCAGATCGGCCACGCAAAAACTCCCTCATCAACCCGCGGAACCCGCAGGTCCCCGAACAACGACCCGAGGAACCTCAGCGGCCTCGGCTTACCTAATAAGGACGGAAAACGCCCCCGCCGCCAGGGGCGGCGCCACCTTTTGGCGGCAACGGGGGCGTTCCAGGGGCTGGCTAGCTTCCGCCGCCCGCGGTGAAGATGTTCGTCGAGATCTGGTTCAGTTGGCCTCGAAGCTGCTCAAGTTCGGTGCGGGCCTTGTCCAGCGCGGCCTTCGTCTCGGGCCACGTTGAACCGCGGAACTGGGAAGCCAGGGGGCCGTCCCACACGTTCGGGTCCGACAAGACCCGTCCCTGGGCATCCAGCTGGCTGATCTGGTCGGTGAAACCGCCGTTGATGATCGCCTGGATCTGCTGAATGGCCGTCTTGGCCTGCTCCGTTGATAGGACACGCGACATGAAATCCTCCAAGAATCTTGGTGATGCCCCCGCGCCGATGCGCAATTCGGAGACTCGAACGAAATAACACTAACAAGATGACAAGGCTCGGCCAAGTAACGCGCGGCACATATTTCCTACATCCGCGCGAAGCGGGCGCATTTTGGCGAAACGCGCCGTATTCACTTGTCAGCGACAGGGTTTGGCTGCGGCGCGGGTTTATCGATTCGGACGATGCACCACCTATTATTCAAGAGGAATTTGAATCATGAAGGGGAGCAAGTGGCCAGCACACGCCCAGCCAAGAAACACGCAGCACGACGAATATCCAGCCCGGGGCCCGTCCGTGCGGCCGGCGCGCTCCTGGCAGTGGCCGCCTTGGCGTTCACCGCATCGTGCACCAACGCGCCGAACGTGGTCGGCACGCCCTCGCGCGTGCTGCAGTCGGTAAACGTGGACCTTGCCTCCAACGGTTCGATCTCGGCGGTCAACGGGACCGCCATCTCGGTGGATGACACCACGGGTGATTCCTCCAGCGCGGACACCTCCTATGTTCCGGGCGAGGTCGCCAACGACCTGCCCGTCCGGGTGAGCGCGCAGTACCGCACCGCGGAGAAGACCGGCACCAATCTCGAGGAGCTGGCAGGCTACACCGGCCGAATCGAGATCGGGTTGACCGTGGAAAACCTGACGGTGGCCCCGCGGGACGTGACCTTCGACGTCGCGGGCCATTCCCGCACCGAACCGGCGCTCGTGGGCGCCCCGATGACCATCGCCGCCTCCACGGTGCTCGCCGGGGTCTCCCCCGGCAACATCGTGGGCGAATCCGGCTCCGGCTCCGCCGGGACCAACGGCATCATCAGCGCCTCGCCCGAGGGCGAAGCAGTCATCCAGTGGGCAACGCTCCTGGCCCCTCCGGCCACGGGCGCCAGCACCACGCTGCGCCTTGTCGCCGACGTCACCGATTTCGCCGTCCCGGGCATCGATGTGGCCGTGCAGCCGGGCATGTCCACCGATCTCTCCGTCGACGGTGTGCTGGCCTCCGCGTTCGACACCAGCCCCACCTCCGAGCTCGCCCTGCAGCGGCGCACCATCGACCTCATCGCCGAGGTCAACGACGTGCTCAGTCGCGCGGGCTCCACCATCACCGACGTGCGCAGCAACCTGGAGAGCACCTCGAAGACCCTGGGCGTGAGCACCGCGGCGCACTTGAAGGACAGTAGCGACTCCCTGGCCGGGACCCTCAGCGGTCTCAAGGAGCAGCTCGGTTCGCTGAAGAC encodes:
- a CDS encoding pyrophosphorylase — its product is MSRVLSTEQAKTAIQQIQAIINGGFTDQISQLDAQGRVLSDPNVWDGPLASQFRGSTWPETKAALDKARTELEQLRGQLNQISTNIFTAGGGS